A segment of the Acidobacteriota bacterium genome:
GGATCCGCTCGCCGGAGATCCGCCTCACCGCCACCTCGACGCTGTCGCTGTGGAACAACTACGACATCGAACCGCTCTCCGGCGGCACTTGGTACGACCGTGCCAACGTCGCGCTGGTGGATTCGACGGACACCCGCACCCTGGTCACCCCGGACAGCGGCCGGCCCTACAACGCCGACAGCAGCGGCCCCGGCAACTTCAGCGGTTGCTTGGAACCGGAGGAAGGCTGGGCCGACACCGAGGCCACCTGGGGCACCAGCTCCTGGTCCGCCGGGGCCCTGGGCTCCGTCGGCGTTGCCGGCCTGCCGCGCTATCTGGAGGTCACCTACTCCACCGATGGTGCGCTGGCCCTGCGCGGGTTCTACTTCGACGAGGTCACGCTGACCGACTTCGACCTGCAAACGGACGATGGCCAGCTCAACACCTGCAACGTCACCACCAGCATCTTCGGCGATGGTTTCGAAGGCGGTGGCACCGGCAATTGGAGCAACGTGGTGGGTGGCACTCCCTGAGTCCGCCTCTCCCCCGCTAGCCTCAAGGAACCCCCGGCTCGCCCTCGCGGCAGCCGGGGGTTTTTCTTGTGCCCCTCCCCGCCCAACCGGCTAGAAGCCGGCGCTCCCAGGACATGCTCCAACACGGTGGGACCCACTTGTTGCTTCTCCCAGGGTGTCCTACAGCGGACTCACCGCCACTCAGATCTCGATTCGACTCCCGCTCAACGCATCCCCCTACGCCCTGCCAACCACAGCCGGCAGCAATCCTTAGCGGACGGGGGCTGGGCTTGGCGTTCGGGTCGTGGGATGATCACGCCCATGAAGAATCGAACCGCCCTCCGTCTATCTGTCCTCCTCACGCTGATTCTCGGCCTCGCCGCCTTCACTGGGCCTTCAGAAGCCCAAAAGGAGGACACCGGACCGCCCAATGTCCTGCTGGTTACCGTCGACACCCTGCGGCCGGACGCCCTGGGTTGGGTCTCCGGCGTCGAGGGGACCCCCAACGTCGACCAGCTGGCGGCGGAGGGCTGCGCCTTTCCGGCGGCGGTGACCACGGCCCCCCTCACCGCACCGGCCCATGCGTCCCTTCTCACCGGCCTGCTCCCCCGCCGCCATGGCGTGCGGGACAACGGTCAGGTCTTGGGCGTGGGCATGCAGACCCTGGCGGAGACCTTGGGCCGGGCCGGGTACGCCACCGGCGCCTTCACCAGCGGCTATCCCCTGAGCCCCGAGTTCGGCCTCGACCGCGGTTTCGATCATTTCGACGGCGTGCTGGCCCTGGACGGCGAAGAGCTCGAACGGCCGGCGGCGGAGACCACCGTGGCGGCCGAGCAGTGGCTGAAGGGCCAAGACGGCCCGTGGTTCCTATGGGTTCACTACTACGATCCCCACGCCCCCTACGAACCGCCGGCGGACTTGCTCCAGGACGGCCCCCGGGGTGCTTACCAGGGCGAGGTGGCGGCGGTGGATCGGGCCCTCGGGGACCTCTTGAAGGCGGCCCGGGGAACCTCCTCCCAACCACCGCTGGTCATCTTCACCGCGGATCATGGTGAGAGCCTGGGAGAGCACGGCGAGGAGACCCACGGATTCTTCCTCTACGACAGCACCGTATTGGTGCCCCTGATCTTCCACTGGCCCGGGGAGGTCGCCGCCGGCAAATGCCGCGCCGATGTCCATCCCCGGCTGGTCGACGTCGCCCCCACCC
Coding sequences within it:
- a CDS encoding sulfatase, with the translated sequence MKNRTALRLSVLLTLILGLAAFTGPSEAQKEDTGPPNVLLVTVDTLRPDALGWVSGVEGTPNVDQLAAEGCAFPAAVTTAPLTAPAHASLLTGLLPRRHGVRDNGQVLGVGMQTLAETLGRAGYATGAFTSGYPLSPEFGLDRGFDHFDGVLALDGEELERPAAETTVAAEQWLKGQDGPWFLWVHYYDPHAPYEPPADLLQDGPRGAYQGEVAAVDRALGDLLKAARGTSSQPPLVIFTADHGESLGEHGEETHGFFLYDSTVLVPLIFHWPGEVAAGKCRADVHPRLVDVAPTLLDLLGMPPWNGIDGISAVTALAGFHQIMPGAYIETLRPYY